TATCACCGCCATCAGCGTGGCCGAACCGGAAAAAGCCCTGCGGGCGCGCGTCTCCAAGCTGGTGTCCCAGACCCTTTCTTTGTTGGGCCGGCCGGTCAAGGTGCCCGGCGCCAAAATTGACATTGTGGACCGCTATTTGGGCGGGGGATACGCCGTCCTGGGAGAGCCGGAACGCGAGGCCATCGCCCTGATGGCCGGCTATGAGGGCATCCTGGTGGGGCCAGTGTACACGGGCCGCGCGCTGGCCGGCATGATTGACATGATCCGGCGCGGGGAGATCGCGCCCGAGGAAACGGTGCTCTTCTGGCACACCGGGGATACCGCGGCGCTCTTCGCCTATGCGCGTGAACTGCGCCGGCAAGGGGTGATGATGGCGCGATGAGCACCTTCAGGCCGAAACTGGCAGAGGTTTCCAGCCAGTGGCATCACCGTGACGGCCGGCCGGTGCTCGTACTGCAAAACGCGTTGGGGCTGTCTGACAGCGCCATCGCCCTGCCTTCGGAGCTGGCGCTTCTGCCGGCCCTATGCGACGGTTCCCGGGACGTGGGTGCCCTGCGGGCGGCCCTCCTACTGCGCGCCGGCGTGCGCATCTCCGAGGAACTTCTCTCCCACATTCTCCAGCAGATGGACGAAGCACTGCTCTTTGAGGGCGAGCGGCTGGCCCAGGCCCAGTCCGAGGCCCTGCGGCGCTATCAGGCGGCGGATGGACGGCCGCCGGCCAGCGCCGGCAGTGCCTATCCCCCTGACGCGGAATCGGCCGCCTTAATGCTGGGACAGCTATTGGAGGAATGCACCAGGCAGACGGAGCCTCCGGCACTGCCGGCGCCGGCGGAAACCCTGCGCGGCATCCTCTCCCCCCATATTGACTATTACCGCGGCGGCCCGGTGTATGCCGGCACCTGGCGGCTGGCGGCGCCGGCCCTGCGCCAGACCGACCTGGTGGTGATCCTCGGCACGGACCATCGCGGCGGTGACGGCACCCTGACCCTGACGCGGCAGTCCTATCGCACGCCGTGGGGCATACTGCCGACCGACCGGCCGGCG
This region of Anaerolineae bacterium genomic DNA includes:
- a CDS encoding pyridoxal-phosphate dependent enzyme, producing the protein ITAISVAEPEKALRARVSKLVSQTLSLLGRPVKVPGAKIDIVDRYLGGGYAVLGEPEREAIALMAGYEGILVGPVYTGRALAGMIDMIRRGEIAPEETVLFWHTGDTAALFAYARELRRQGVMMAR
- the amrB gene encoding AmmeMemoRadiSam system protein B; this encodes MSTFRPKLAEVSSQWHHRDGRPVLVLQNALGLSDSAIALPSELALLPALCDGSRDVGALRAALLLRAGVRISEELLSHILQQMDEALLFEGERLAQAQSEALRRYQAADGRPPASAGSAYPPDAESAALMLGQLLEECTRQTEPPALPAPAETLRGILSPHIDYYRGGPVYAGTWRLAAPALRQTDLVVILGTDHRGGDGTLTLTRQSYRTPWGILPTDRPALERLTARLGAEAALANELHHAVEHSVELAAVWLHYMVLQTAGGAEAPFSILPILCGSLDAVIEGRGTLEQYPLVRELVQELRAVASERRAVFVAAADLAHMGPAFGGYPVGFMERAACRAADEALLRAICAGDAEGFLERIVREGNRRNVCGVTPIYLMLAALGPARGVTTGYQLCPADEGNTSIVSIAGALLW